TCACCGGCGGCATAGGCCCGGTCCAGGTCCACAATGGCCTCGATCAGGAGCCGGCGGCGCAGCCACCAGCGGCGCGGGCTCCGCCGCCAGCGGGCAGCGCCCACCAGCGCCAGGGCTGCCACCGCCCCGGCCGCCACCAGGGCGGCGGCCCCCACCCAGCCCCCGGTGCCAGCCCCGCCTGGGCCGGCGCTCCCTCTTGCCGCCGGGCCGCCCTGGCCCGGGATGCGCCCGCTCCCTGGCGCGCTCCCCTGGCTGCCCGTCCCCGGTGCCATCCCGCCACCCTCACCGGTCCCGGACCGGTCCGGGCCGCCCGCCGCTTCCGCGGCCATTCCCGCCGGCATGAGGAGGATGGTATAGGTGCCCGGCTCCAGGGGACCTGCTCGCCACACCGCCAGGTCGGTGCCCGGCATGCCCAGTTCCGTTCCGGACACGGTGCCGGCGGGCTGCAGCCCGCTGCCGCTGGCCTCCAGCGTTCCGGCCACCGTCATCACCAGGAGCTGCTCCACGGCCGCGGGCAGGTCCACCGCCAGCCGCCCCTGGCTGGCCCGGGTATCGGCGATGAACGCATACACGTAGTCGCGGCTTTCTCCCGGCGGGGGCGGCGACGCATCCTCCAGGGCCTCCCCCGTCCAGCGGAGGCCTTCGGGCAGCGGCCGGGAAGGCTGGGCCAGCCGCAGCGACGGCAAGGCCAGGGCCCCGGCGGTACCGGCGCCCGGCCCTGGCTGGCCGGGCCAGCGGGCCAGCACCAGCACGGCCATGCCCTGGCCGGAGGGATCGGGGTGGACCACCAGGGTGACCCGTTCCCAGGTCCCCGGCGTCCCCGCTGCCGCCCTTGCCTCTTCCCCCCGCGGGGTGCCGGCCTCGGGGCCAGCCGGCACCTGGCCGGCACGCGGTGCAGCCCCTTCCGCCGCCGCGGCGGGGCGAGCTCCTCCTCCGGCCAAGGCCAAGGCAAGCCCCAGCACGAAGACCGCCACCAGCACGGTGGCGGTCCAGGCCTGCGTCCGGCGATCCGCCAGCTTCTTCGCCGCCACCCCGGCGGAGGGGCGGTCTGGACGCCCCGGGCTGGGGTGCCGGCTGCCCCTGGCGACGGCTGTCTCCCTACCCGTTCCTCGCATTCTTCCGTTCCAGCCCCTACCGTTCACGCCCTCGCCTGGCCATCCGGCCGGGACCGGTCCCGCCATGGAGACGGTCCCGGGCCGCTTGATCACCGGGCCGCCTGGGTCCCCGCCGCCTCGTACTTGGACGGGCACTTCACCATCACCCGGTCGGCCACCAGGGTCGCGCCCTGCAGGCGCCCTTCCACCACCACGTCCACGCCGTCCTGAAGCAGATCGGGCTTCACGCCCTTGTAGACCACGGGCATGGCCCGCCCCGACTCCCCGGTCATGGCAAACCGGAGGGTCACCTGTTGCACGGCCCAGTCCACCGTTCCCGGTTCCACCTTGCCATGGACCCGGACGAACCGGTCGCCCAGACCGGCGGCCTGGTCCAGGGCCTGATCCACGGAGAGGTAGTAGGTCTTGGCGCTCTGAAAACCCATCAAGGAGAGGTAGGCGATACCCGCCACCACCACCAGCACGGCTGCGGCCACCTTCACGCGGATGGACAACGCCGTCACCGCCCTGTGCAGGTCTAGCCACGGTCACCCGATTATAGGCGCAGCCCGGGTGGCGGTACAACCGGGCGCCGGCCCGAGGCCGGCGCCTGCGCCCCGCCCCGGGCACGCCCGGCACCGGCCGGCCGGCCACCGGGCAGGGTGCCCCGTGTCGCGGCTCGTCCTACTCCTCCAGGTGGAGGGCATGCACCTCCACCTGCCGGCGGGTGCGGTAGACGTGGCTCAGGGCCAGAGCCTGGCCGTAGATGCGGTAGTAGACCCGCACCCGTACCGCACCGTCTACGGTATAGATCCCCGGGCGCCGCCAGCGCACCGAGAACACTGGGGCCGGGTCGTAATCCACCTGCACCCGCTCCGTGAAAGGCGGGTTCTGGATGTCCGCCTGCAGGCGAAACACGGCGGGCCGGCCGGTTACCCAGTCCTGGGGCCCCTCCAGGCGGAGGGTCACCCGGGGTGCCTGGGGTGCGGCGGCATTGAAGATTCGCCACAAGGCCATTTCCTGGGCCGCCGCCAGCACGGCGTCGTCCACCATCCCCGGCACCGCCGCTCCCACGGCCCGGGCCACCGCCTCCGCCGGGGGGATCACCACCCGCCACCGGTGACGGATCAGCGCCCGGCCCGTGACGTCGTAGGATGTGGCCTCCACCTGATACGTGCCCGCCCTGGGAAACCGGTGGGGCTGGCGGACGGTAGCATGGGAGGGCAGGGGATCAACCCAGGACGAACCGTCGCCGAAGGACCAGCGCCACAGGACATGGCCCCGCTCGAGGGGCTTCCAGTGGGTGGTCTGGAAGGTAGGCAGGGTGACCTCGAAGGCGGGAATGCCGGGCGGCAGGTCCAGCACCCCCTGGCCGGGGAGCGGCGGGATCCCCGGGGGCCGGTTCGGGCCCTGCCCCGTGCGCCCATCCACCTGCGGCGCCCGCCGGGGAGCCCGCTGTAGGGGCGCGGCCGGAGGCGACCACCGCGGCCGTTCCACCGCCTCCGGGTCCAGGCCGGGGCCGGCCAGCCAGGGATCGGCCGCACCGCCGGCTGCCCCGGGCTCCGCCCCGGTGCCTCCCGGCCCCACCCAGTCCGGCGCCGGCGGAAGGACGCGGCCCGCGGGGCTCCCCGGTCCCGCGACGCCTTCGTCTTGCCAGCTGACCCGCCACGCCAGGGCGGGGGGTGCTTCCCCTGCGTCGGGCTCGCCGTGCTCCGCCGCCGGACCGCCCGGACCGGGAGCGCCGGGACCGGTCCCGGCGCCGAAGCGCACC
This is a stretch of genomic DNA from Thermaerobacter sp. PB12/4term. It encodes these proteins:
- a CDS encoding cytochrome c maturation protein CcmE, translating into MSIRVKVAAAVLVVVAGIAYLSLMGFQSAKTYYLSVDQALDQAAGLGDRFVRVHGKVEPGTVDWAVQQVTLRFAMTGESGRAMPVVYKGVKPDLLQDGVDVVVEGRLQGATLVADRVMVKCPSKYEAAGTQAAR
- a CDS encoding PKD domain-containing protein → MARRGLPVVGKVGARERPVQQRDRRAAGPDATGRPVRGVASPARRTRGGTGEGGGMMGGRRGATLRLAWAAAAALVVAGVAQAAPVVWDGAPPGGAGLAVPVPQAAPGGGPAATGAAAGLPLLRGHWRLELRAAGGGSLEVAWAAGRDTSGRWLFLEGQREGDAWVFRVPGDAGYTQVRFGAGTGPGAPGPGGPAAEHGEPDAGEAPPALAWRVSWQDEGVAGPGSPAGRVLPPAPDWVGPGGTGAEPGAAGGAADPWLAGPGLDPEAVERPRWSPPAAPLQRAPRRAPQVDGRTGQGPNRPPGIPPLPGQGVLDLPPGIPAFEVTLPTFQTTHWKPLERGHVLWRWSFGDGSSWVDPLPSHATVRQPHRFPRAGTYQVEATSYDVTGRALIRHRWRVVIPPAEAVARAVGAAVPGMVDDAVLAAAQEMALWRIFNAAAPQAPRVTLRLEGPQDWVTGRPAVFRLQADIQNPPFTERVQVDYDPAPVFSVRWRRPGIYTVDGAVRVRVYYRIYGQALALSHVYRTRRQVEVHALHLEE